A window of Emcibacter sp. SYSU 3D8 genomic DNA:
CAGCGTCACCGTCACCTGGACCAATTTCCGCTGGCCCAACGACGGTCACGCTTCCTATCCGCCCGGATAGGCGGTCGGCCTGTCGCCGCCAGCCGGCCTGACGCTCGAGGCGGGCGCCGGAAGGACCGGACGAATCACCCGCTAAACGTCTACACGCGCCCGAAAGCGGAGTCCGCACGCACCTGATGACGGCGGTTTCCAGGGTAGCGTGTGCCCTGTCTTCTCGTGGACAGATAAAAAAGCCGGCAGTAATGCTGGCGATTCTCCGAGATTCCGGCCGGGCTCGATAATGGCCCGGCGACGACGTGCATAAAGTTGGTTGACGGGTTTTGCGGGCACCCAAACAATAACGGCATAGGCGCTGCCGGGGTTTGGCGGTCATGCCAAATTGTTTGGGGGACAATGCATGCTTAAATCCGTTGTGAACGGGGTGATTTTTGCGTCGTTGCTGGCATTGCCAGCCTGTGGAGGCGGGTCGGGAATATCGCCGACGCCCACGCCGACGCCGACGCCTACTCCAACACCTACGCCGACGCCGACGCCTGCTCCAACACCGACACCGACGCCTGCTCCGACGCCGACACCCACGCCGACACCGACGCCTACACCCACACCCACACCCACACCCACACCCACACCCACTCCCACTCCCACGCCGACACCGACGCCCACGCCTACGCCTACGCCTACGCCGACCAATCAGTCGCTATCGAACCTGACGGTCAACGAAGCCTTCCAGGCCGTATCGGTTGAGATTCACTTCAATGTCAACGGCAGCGGCCAAGCGACGGGAACGTCGAGCAGCATCGAAGGCTTCACCGGCGGCAATTCGGTAACCTACAACGTGGCCGCAGACAGCTTCGAAGTGTCGGTCTCACACCCGTCCATCACCTTCAATGAAACCTTCGCGCCAGCGAACATCAACTCGATCAGCAGTAATACCACCCTGACCGTGTACGAGAAGGTTAGCGGCGAGCGGGTATACATCATGCTGAAGCCGGATGATCCCGAGCTTGACCTGAGCTACGTCACCTTCGGCAACTGGACAAACGCCAACGGCAGCAACAACAGCTTGGCCAACGGCTACCTGGTCTTCGGCGTCCGTACGCCGTCAGGCTCTATGCCCCGGATCGGTTCGGCGACGTTCGACGGCCAGACGATCGGCACCCTGACCGATAGCTCCGGCACGATCTACACCATAAGCGGGTTCGGGGCGTTG
This region includes:
- a CDS encoding transferrin-binding protein-like solute binding protein, with the translated sequence MLKSVVNGVIFASLLALPACGGGSGISPTPTPTPTPTPTPTPTPTPAPTPTPTPAPTPTPTPTPTPTPTPTPTPTPTPTPTPTPTPTPTPTPTPTPTNQSLSNLTVNEAFQAVSVEIHFNVNGSGQATGTSSSIEGFTGGNSVTYNVAADSFEVSVSHPSITFNETFAPANINSISSNTTLTVYEKVSGERVYIMLKPDDPELDLSYVTFGNWTNANGSNNSLANGYLVFGVRTPSGSMPRIGSATFDGQTIGTLTDSSGTIYTISGFGALTADFSAGSVSGNFTSMAKYNVLTETVTPWRDFTLNSTISGNSFSGTAATKDGQLSGTNQGGFFGPAAEEIGGAYRMTGSGEQATGAFVGKR